In the Deltaproteobacteria bacterium genome, AGCTTATTTGTCACATAATGTCAACCTAAAAATGTTAATAAGAGTATTTTACAGGCACTTGATCACGTAATATGAGGCGTACACCCACTCCCACCATAAGCGTCAGCTTTTCAATTCACGCTAGAGATATTTATTTGTTTTGTCGTCCCCGTGTTTTGCCTTTTTCTTGATATTGGCCCTGATCATGATAGCATGGATAAAAAATGTTGGTGACCCTTCGCCATCAGGCTCGAAAGGCACATCATAAAAGCGCGGTATGTCATGTTCAGCACAGAGATCTTGGACAAGAAAATGGAGGAACTCAGGGAGAGTGCGGAACGGCAAAGAAGGAAGATGTTAGATACGCTCGTTGATTCCTTTTCCGCTTGGCTGAAGAGTTTTCCTTTTCTGGTGCATATGTGATTGGTTCGCTCATGGAACCTTATAAGTTTTTTTCTGATTCTGATAAAGCCAGGTCGTAATAGTGCTCGGCAAAGTCGGGTCTTAGGGCCACGGCCCGCTTGTAGGCGGCAATAGCCTCATCCCATTTCCCGAGTCTCAGATAGGAAAGGCCCACGTTGTTGTGCAGCGGTTTTTTCTTGCGCGCCATTTCTTTTCCCTTTTGAAGTAAGTCCTCAATAAGTCCAGGCAATATTGGAAAACCCCCCTCAATCCCTCTTTTCAAAAGGGGGAAGGAGCCCTAAATGCGAGTGAATTATTCTAATCTATCAGAAGGGGCCGGAAAACCTATTGAAAACTATCTGAGAATGGTTTCATGGTCAAGGTGTTTTGAAAGGCTCAGCCAGTCAATAGTCAACTATTTCGGCGGGATTTGATAAAGCGAGATCGTTCGATTTAAATGGAATTTTGAAGGTAACTGCATTATCCTGATTTTTCCAATGGCAAGGCCACATTGTATTCCCTGGTCGCACTCGATGAAAAGAGCACGGCTTCGTAGATCTGTTCAAAGGAAAAAGTGTCATTTCCCACCACATAGTGGGGCGGCTCAGGATCAAAGGCAAGGCCAAAACGGCCGGGCTCTTGAAAGAGCGAGGTGCCCGGCAGGACATGCAGGATACTCATGACGATACGTGAAGGCTTCAAACCCATGGCGAAAGCTACAGAAGCAACACAACGAAAGAAATTATCCCCTGGCAGGCCCACAATCAAGTCACACCAGACTTCAATACCGGCCTCTTGCATCAGACGTACGCCGCGGGCAAATTTTTCGGGGTCAAAATAACGGCCAATGCGCTTTTGTGTTTCCGGGATGGCCGTCTGGGGCCCTGTTTCAACGCTCTGTACACCGGCCTGAACCAGATAGTTGACTGTTTCCTCGTCCACTTGTTCCGTAAAGACCTCGATTGTTCTTAGCCGGGTGTCATATCTATTGGCGTCACGAAGAATGCCGGTGATCTTTCGCAGATGCTTGGGATTCAGGTTAAAGACCGAATCAACAAAATGGAAGCTTCTGATGCCGGGATCTCCCATGACAAGTTCGACCTCGGCCTTCACGCGCTCATAGGAGAAAAAGCGAAGGCCTTTGTGACGTCCGCCTTCATAACAGAAACCGCACCGGAACGGACATCCCCGGAAAGACTGTAGATAGGTCACACCGTCTCGCGGAGTCAATACCCCCGTGAGATATGGAGAAGGGATCTCATCCAGGTCTTTGATGGGTGGGCGGTCTTGGTTTCTTACCACCTCCTGGCCCCTGCGGAAGGAGATGCCGGTGATATCTTCCAGGCAGCCCTTCCTCGCGAAGTAGTACTTGATCAGGTCCAGGAAGACCGCTTCACCTTCGTCATGCACTCCCACATCCAAGGCCTGATTTTTTTCAAGGTACTGATCGGCGACGGGGCCTACCTCCGGGCCACCCACAACGATGGGTACATCGGGCATAATCTGTTTGACGGATCGGGCCAGTTCCAGGATCTTTTCCATACTCCAGCAATAGCAGGAAAGGCCGAGGAGATGGGGTTTGTACTCTGTGATGTAATAGAGGGCCTGGCGGACATCGCCCTCTTCATTGCTGAAGCTCAAGATTTCGATTTGTGTCCTGCGGGAAACCGTGGTGTCTTTCAGGGCGAACGCCTTGATGTAACCCAGGGCGAGGGAATCGTGGCCGGCTGCGTTAAAAGAAATAAGGAGAATTCGACTCTTACTGTTCGGCATTCAGTGATCCTGTATTGAGTAGCTGCCTCAAATCTTCCAAATAAGGCGATGAGGAAACAGCCCGGAATTCTCGCGAGCCCTTTTTGTGAACATAATCTTCAGGCGGTCCGCTGCAAATATCTTTGTATGCGCAACCACGACACCCTGTCGGTCTTTCTCCTTCCTGGATGGCAGGCTGAATCAATTCGGCCACATGCATTTCACCTGCCTTCATCAAGCAGGGCGGAAAACCCTCGCACACAGACCAGGTTCGATTAAGCGTGGCCACTTTCATGGCATTGGCAATAACCCGGGCTGCCTCACCCAGTAAAAAATCAGAACCCCTTCGGGCTAAGACGATGCGATCGACCCCAAAGGATATGAGCAAGCTCACAATAGAAGTCAGGTCTTCAAGGTTTGCCCGGCTGACTGCCACACGGGCCCCTACATAAATAGAATTCCCATACTCATCCGATCTCGACAGCGTGCTCGCATTCCGGAGTCCTTGGAGGGTTTGGTCAAAACTGCCTCTCACACCCGTAACCGCCTCGTGTGTTTCAGGCCTAGAACCGTTTAGCTTTACTTCAAATAGGCGAATACCCTCCTCCGCCAAACTCGTTAGCACATCCCACTCGGCCAGGCTCCGTGCGTTGGTCACGAGCTTGATACGTCTGGCGCCTCGGCTGCGAGCATAGGAAATCAAGGAAACCAGGCCCTTGTGAAGAGTCGGCTCCCCTCCGCAGAATTCAATATTCTCGGGGTCATCCAGAGCATCGAATTCATGAATCAGCTCAGTCAAACTACGATTCTTCTCCTCATTTCTTACGGGACACACGGTGCAGTTGTTGTCACATTCAGAGCCGAGAAAGAGCCTGTGATAGGTAATCATAATAAAAGAATGACATAGAACACATGGGATTGCAAGTTTTCGAGAAATGCAGAAGGCAGATCAAGACGTGA is a window encoding:
- a CDS encoding tetratricopeptide repeat protein; translation: MARKKKPLHNNVGLSYLRLGKWDEAIAAYKRAVALRPDFAEHYYDLALSESEKNL
- a CDS encoding B12-binding domain-containing radical SAM protein; protein product: MPNSKSRILLISFNAAGHDSLALGYIKAFALKDTTVSRRTQIEILSFSNEEGDVRQALYYITEYKPHLLGLSCYCWSMEKILELARSVKQIMPDVPIVVGGPEVGPVADQYLEKNQALDVGVHDEGEAVFLDLIKYYFARKGCLEDITGISFRRGQEVVRNQDRPPIKDLDEIPSPYLTGVLTPRDGVTYLQSFRGCPFRCGFCYEGGRHKGLRFFSYERVKAEVELVMGDPGIRSFHFVDSVFNLNPKHLRKITGILRDANRYDTRLRTIEVFTEQVDEETVNYLVQAGVQSVETGPQTAIPETQKRIGRYFDPEKFARGVRLMQEAGIEVWCDLIVGLPGDNFFRCVASVAFAMGLKPSRIVMSILHVLPGTSLFQEPGRFGLAFDPEPPHYVVGNDTFSFEQIYEAVLFSSSATREYNVALPLEKSG
- a CDS encoding radical SAM protein, which translates into the protein MITYHRLFLGSECDNNCTVCPVRNEEKNRSLTELIHEFDALDDPENIEFCGGEPTLHKGLVSLISYARSRGARRIKLVTNARSLAEWDVLTSLAEEGIRLFEVKLNGSRPETHEAVTGVRGSFDQTLQGLRNASTLSRSDEYGNSIYVGARVAVSRANLEDLTSIVSLLISFGVDRIVLARRGSDFLLGEAARVIANAMKVATLNRTWSVCEGFPPCLMKAGEMHVAELIQPAIQEGERPTGCRGCAYKDICSGPPEDYVHKKGSREFRAVSSSPYLEDLRQLLNTGSLNAEQ